In Rhizorhabdus phycosphaerae, the genomic stretch GTGCCAGAAGCTCGGGGCTGATCACGTCGATGCCGGGCTGGGCGAAATAGCCCTTGATGCCGACCGGAGACTGTCCGGAGAACAGGCTGAACTTCTTGCTGTCCGCGCGGAAGTTCATGTCCAGCGACTCGTCCTTGAAGCTGAAGCCGCCCTTGGCGACCATCACATTCTTGCTCGTGTCGATGAGCACGGGATCGGCGGCCGCCACGCCGTTGCGGACGGTGAAGGCGATCAGGCCGCAGTTGATCTCCACCGGCTTCTTGAGTTTGTCCTCGAACATCTTCTGGACGAAGGTGCCGATGTCGAACTCGGACAGCTGGACATATTGGGTCCAGAAGGTGCCCTTCGGCAGAATGAAGGCGATACGGCCATTCGACGTCCCCAGCGAATCGCGCAGCGTGTCGCCGGTGCCGCGCAGCTTGATCCGTGCCTTGACGGTGCCGGTGGTGCCATTGTCGGATACCCCGAAGCCGGCGAGCAGCTTGCCCATCGGTGTCGGCGAGAGGCGAATGTCGTAATCGGTCACGACGGCGGGATTGCGCGCGTCGATGACGATGTCGGAGCCAAGATGGCCGCCGGCGATGTCGAAGCTGAAGGGCGACAGCCTGAGCAGGCTCTTGTCGAGATCGAAGACCAGGCTGACATTGCTGATCGGGAATTTCGGGTTCCGGAAATCCTTCACCTTGTAGAGGATATGGGCGTCGAAGCCCCGGATGGATTCGATCCGCAGCGGCGCATCCGGCAGAAGGTGCGGAGTGGAACCTGCCTGCTTGACCGCCGCCTGTACCCCCTTCGTCGCCAGCGCCTGCGGATCATAGCCGATGAACGGGCCGACATCGATGATGTCGACCAGATTGGACTCCAGCGCCGCATCGATGAACACGCGATCCTTGGGCAGGCTGATCGTCATGCGGCCATGCAGGTCGCTCGCGCCGTAGCGCCCGTTGAGCCGGGTAAAGCGCCACTCGCCACCGACTTTGGTCAGCTTCGACGTGAAGGCATAGGCGCGGGTGTCGGGCGCCGCGACGCCCAGGAGATCGAACAGCAGCCGGATATTGGGACCGCGCACCTTCAGGTTCAGGTCGGATCCTTCTATCTGGGTCGCGGCGGGAAGCCGGCCGTCGACATCCATGCGGGTCTGGCCCTGCCGGGCGTGCATCTCGAAAAGCGTCGGGCCGAAGCGGACGGTCGCATTGGGCGACAGGATCGAGCCATCGACGGTGAAGGGACGGTTTCTGAGCGTGCCGGTGCCGGTGAAGGGCACGCGGCCATCGATGCGCTCGCCGCCCGCCGCGATGTCGCCAACCTTGATGTCGGTCTTCAGATAGAGTTGCGGATCGACGAATCGAACTTCGGTGTTCGTGACTTTCGCCCGCCCGATGACCGGCCATTGGAACGGCTCGCCCTTCTTGTCCGGATCGCCGAAGGTCCATGTGTTCCGGCGTTGGCCGTCCCACTCGGCATCCACTTTGCCGCCATCGAGTATGAGCCATTCCGCCCGGCGCTTGCCGAAGATCAGCGCGATGGTCTCGATCCGTGCGGAAATGTGGCGCGCCTCGAAGAAATTGGGCCGCGCTGCCCAGGCCGGATTGGACAGGGTGAGCCCTTCGGCGAGAAAGCGCGTGTCGATGATGTCGAAATAGAGCTGGAAGTCGCCCGCGACCTTCACCGTCCGACCACTGGCGCTGCTGGCGAGCGATTCGAACGGGCGCTTCAGGAAGCGGCCCTTGGTGATGTAGAGGACCAGCCAGGCGAGTACGATCAGGAGGAGGATCGCGCCAAGCACGCGGGCGGCCGTCCGCGCGATGCGAAGCCTGCTCCGATGCCGTTCGGCAGGCGTCCGGCGTTCGGTGCGCGGGGCTGGCGCGGGGTCTGCCTCGGGGCTGGGATCGGAAACCATGACCAGCTAGAACCGTCGATCGGAAGCCGTGGTTCCCTGGCCGGTACGAGCCCTCCAAGCCGGAGCGCTATCCGGCTTGCATTCCGTGCCTGCGCTGATTATAGGCCCGCGCTTCCGCGATTTGATGGACGGCCCGGCTGTATGGGCTGCCGTGGCTGTCCCCAAACGTCGCACATCAGGAGACGAAAATGCCCAAACTCAAGACCAAGAGCGGCGTCAAAAAGCGCTTCAAGCTCACGGCCACCGGCAAGGTGAAGCACGGCGTCGCCGGCAAGCGTCACCGGCTGATCAGCCACAATTCCAAATATATCCGCACCAATCGCGGCACCACTGTTCTCGCCGACGCCGATACGGTGCGGGTGAAGCTGTGGGCCCCGTACGGCCTGAACTGAGGGAGGACCGCTAAATGGCACGCGTCAAGCGCGGTACGACCACCCACGCCAAGCATAAGCGCATTCTTGGCGCGGCGAAGGGTTATTATGGCCGCCGTAAGAACACCATCCGCATCGCTCGCCAGGCCGTCGAAAAGGCCGGGCAATATGCCTATCGCGACCGCAAGGTTAAGAAGCGCTCGTTCCGCGCGCTGTGGATCCAGCGTATCAACGCTGCGGTCCGCGCCGAGGGCCTGACCTATGGCGTCTTCATGCATGGGCTGAAGCTGGCCGGCGTCGAACTGGACCGGAAGGTCCTGGCCGACCTCGCGATGCACGAGGGCGAGGCTTTCAAGGGCATCATCGCCCAGGCGAAGGCCGCTCTCCCCGAAGACGCCCGCGTCGCGGCGTAAGTCTTCGGACATGAACCAGAAGGGGCGCGGTGGCGAAGGTCACCGCGCCCTTTTTGTTTTGGGTCGAGCGCGTCGTCTTCCGTCAACACCCGTCATTTCCGCGAAGGCGGGAATCCCTATGCGTTGACGTCCGAGCCTCTTGCGGTTCGGAGGTTATGGATCCCCGCCTACGCGGGGATGACGGGAGGGGGCGATGGACAAGCTGCCGGGGGCTGCATTCTGGGCGGTGGCAGGCATGGGTCGAAGCTGGACGGCATCGAACCGGACCGAGGGCTGACCGACCCGGCAATGCACGGGGGCGTCGGATTCTTTCCCCATTTCGTCATTCCCGCGCAGGCGGGAATCTATATGCTGTGAAGCCTGAGCCTCTTGCGGTGCCGGCGTGTGGATCCCCGCCTGCGCGCGGATGACGGGAGAGGAGGCGGATGGAGAAGCAGCCGGCCGTCTACATTCTCGCCAGTGCAAGACATGGCACGCTCTACATCGGAGTGACCTCCGATCTGCTTGGGCGGGTGCATCAGCACCGGGAAAGCTTGATCAAAGGCTTCTCCAGCCGCTACGGGGTCTCGCGCCTCGTACATTATGAGTGCTTCGACGACATGATCTCCGCGATCACGCGGGAGAAGCAGCTCAAGAAATGGCGGCGGGACTGGAAGCTCAATCTGATCGAGGCGTCCAATCCTGGTTGGGATGATCTGGCAGAAGGCCTTGGCCTCGGTCCTGCCATCCCGAAGCGTTAGAGAATATGGATTCCCGCCTCCGCGGGAATGACAAGGGTGGGTCAGTGACAAACGAACAGGATCAGTCGCTTTCGGAGATCGCATCGGCGGCGACGCTGGCCGATCTGGAGGCGATTCGCGTGCGGACGCTGGGCAAGTCGGGGACGATCACCGCGCTGCTCAAGACGCTCGGCGGGATGACTCCCGAACAGCGTCAGGCCGAAGGGCCGCGCATCCATGCGTTGCGTGAGGCCGTCACCGCTGCGATCGCCGACCGCAAGGCTGCGCTTGAAAGCGCCGCACTCGAGGCGCGGCTCGCCACCGAAAAACTCGACATGAGCCTGCCGGTGTCCGCAGGATCGCAGGGCTCGGTCCACCCGGTCGCGCAGGTCATGGACGAACTCGCCGAGATCTTCGCCGACCTCGGATTTGCCGTG encodes the following:
- the rplT gene encoding 50S ribosomal protein L20, translated to MARVKRGTTTHAKHKRILGAAKGYYGRRKNTIRIARQAVEKAGQYAYRDRKVKKRSFRALWIQRINAAVRAEGLTYGVFMHGLKLAGVELDRKVLADLAMHEGEAFKGIIAQAKAALPEDARVAA
- a CDS encoding GIY-YIG nuclease family protein, with translation MEKQPAVYILASARHGTLYIGVTSDLLGRVHQHRESLIKGFSSRYGVSRLVHYECFDDMISAITREKQLKKWRRDWKLNLIEASNPGWDDLAEGLGLGPAIPKR
- a CDS encoding AsmA family protein produces the protein MVSDPSPEADPAPAPRTERRTPAERHRSRLRIARTAARVLGAILLLIVLAWLVLYITKGRFLKRPFESLASSASGRTVKVAGDFQLYFDIIDTRFLAEGLTLSNPAWAARPNFFEARHISARIETIALIFGKRRAEWLILDGGKVDAEWDGQRRNTWTFGDPDKKGEPFQWPVIGRAKVTNTEVRFVDPQLYLKTDIKVGDIAAGGERIDGRVPFTGTGTLRNRPFTVDGSILSPNATVRFGPTLFEMHARQGQTRMDVDGRLPAATQIEGSDLNLKVRGPNIRLLFDLLGVAAPDTRAYAFTSKLTKVGGEWRFTRLNGRYGASDLHGRMTISLPKDRVFIDAALESNLVDIIDVGPFIGYDPQALATKGVQAAVKQAGSTPHLLPDAPLRIESIRGFDAHILYKVKDFRNPKFPISNVSLVFDLDKSLLRLSPFSFDIAGGHLGSDIVIDARNPAVVTDYDIRLSPTPMGKLLAGFGVSDNGTTGTVKARIKLRGTGDTLRDSLGTSNGRIAFILPKGTFWTQYVQLSEFDIGTFVQKMFEDKLKKPVEINCGLIAFTVRNGVAAADPVLIDTSKNVMVAKGGFSFKDESLDMNFRADSKKFSLFSGQSPVGIKGYFAQPGIDVISPELLARGGTAIALGAVATPFAALLAFVDPGDAKAAACGPILDGARASAMRTAKGKARKDIGNERDNAKQAGDRKQPKSLAKSLID
- the rpmI gene encoding 50S ribosomal protein L35 gives rise to the protein MPKLKTKSGVKKRFKLTATGKVKHGVAGKRHRLISHNSKYIRTNRGTTVLADADTVRVKLWAPYGLN